Within the Pseudobythopirellula maris genome, the region CTACGACCGCGCCTGGGGCCCGGAGCGCGAGATCTTCGGCAAGATCCGCTACATGACCTGCGACAACACCCGGCGGAAGTGCAGCGTCGATGGCTACATCGACGAGTACGCGCCAAGCGACGGGCAACTCAAACTAGGATTCGATTGACCCGGGCGAGCTGTCAGACGCGCGCCGCTTCGAGCTCTGCGATCTTTGCCGCCACCACGGTGTCGGTTGGGGCTTCGCCGCTTTCTTGTTGGCTCTGGAAAGCGATCTCGAACTCTTCCAAGAGGTCGCGCACCTCAGCCAGCTCGGCCTGTTGCAGCTTGTCGGTGAACAGCACGCCGTCGAGGTGGTCGGTCTCGTGCAGAACGACGCGCGCCTCCATGCCTGTGAGCTGCTCGTCGATCTCGTTGCCCTGGAGGTCGTACGCCTGCACGCGGATCTGGGCGTTACGCGTCACGGGCGCCCGCACGCCGGGCAGGCTCAGACAGCCCTCGTCCATCGCGCTCTGGCCCTTGCCCTGCGAGATCACGGGATTGATGAACACCCGTTCGAGCTCCGGTCGGTCGGGGTCGCCCTCGACGTTCATCACGAACAGCCGGTACGGCAGGTCGACCTGATTGGCCGCCAGGCCGATGCCCTCGTGCTCGTACATCAGGTCGAACATCTCTTCGACCCACATCTTGAGCTGGGCGTCGACCCGCGCGAGCGGCTTGGATTTGTGCCGCAGCGTGGGGTGCGGGTAGTGGATCACTTCGAGCGACAACGTCTTGGCCTTCCCGGTGCGCGGTTGCTTAGAGGCGGAGCTAGCAGCCCCCGACAAGACGGGGGCCTTTAGGGCAGTATAGGGGGCCACGGCGGCCCGGTCATCCGCCCATACCGCGTTGGCCGCCGCCCGCAGAAACTGCTAAGAAAGACGGCATGCCCCCGGCCGATCTCGCCCCGCCGAACAACCGCCCCCGCTCGCGGGCCGGCTTGCCGTCGTGGATCGCCTCGGCCGTGGTCCACGGCCTGCTCCTGCTGCTAGCGGTGTGGCTGCTCAGCGGCGCTCCGCGCGGCGGCGACGAGGCCCCGCGCGAGGCGGGCATCGTGCTCCGCACCACCAGCAACGAGGCGACGCTGTTCGAGGGCCAGCGCCCCGAGCCGGCCGACTCGCCCTCGGATTCGATCTCGGAAGAGAGCCAGCAGGCGCTGCTCGACGCCCTGCCGCCGGCCGACACGGCCGGCCTGGCCGAGTTGCTGCCGAGCAAGCAAGAGACGGGCCCCGCGCCGGCCGCGGCCGCCCAGGCCGCCTCGCTCGCCTCGGGCGGGGCGCCGCGTGGCGGTGTGCTCAAGCCGGGGCAGGCCCGCGTGTCGGTCTTCGGCGTCGAGGGCGAGGGGAGCCGCTTCGTCTACCTGTTCGACCGCTCGATCAGCATGGCCGGCGCCCCGCTCCGCGCCGCGCAGAACGAGCTCATCCGCAGCCTCGGGCCGCTCGAATCGATCCACCAGTTCCAGATCATCTTCTTCAACCAGAGCCAGTCGGTCTTCGACCTGTCGGGCGGGCAGAAACGCGTGGCGTTCGCCACCGATCCCAACAAGCAACTGGCCGCCGACTTCGTCAGCGGCGTCACGGCCAGCGGCGGCACCGACCGCTACGAGGCGCTCACGCTCGCCCTGAGGATGCGGCCCGACGCGTTGTTCTTCCTCACCGACGCCGACGACCCGATGACGCCGCGCGAGATGAAGCTCGTCTTGGGGTCGCGTGCGGCCGGCGCCGTGACGATCAACACCATCGAGTTCGGCCGCGGCCCGAGCCCCAGGCGGCGCAACTTCCTGGTGGCGCTCGCCGAGGCGACCAGCGGGCAGTACGGCTATGTCGACACGCAGAGGCTCACCAAGTGATAACAAGCCGTGGCAACACGACGGGCACTAAGACGCGCAGCCAGATAGCTGCGCGTGCTTTCGTCTTAAGCGTCGTGTCTTCGTGGTTCGTTCTTCCGACAGACGTTCGCGGCGACGAGGTGCTACTCTCCCCCAGCACACCCGGTGGGGCCAAACGGTCGGTCGTCGGTGAGATCCTCGATCTGACGGGCGAGCGGCTCACGCTGCGGCGCGAGAACGGCGCGGAGCTGCGAGCGCCCGCCGACCGGCTGCTCGACCTCAAGACCGTTTGGGAGGTCAGCTACGAGCGCAGCCGCGCGGCGATGGTCGTCGGCGAGTGGTCGGCCGCCGACGCGCTGTTGGCCGACGCGGTGCGCAGCGAGAAGCGGCCCTGGGCCAAACGCCGAGTGGTCGAAGACCTGATCGTGGTGCGCGTCGCGCTCGGCGCGAACGAGTCGGCCGGCGAGCTGTTCCTCGCCCTCGCGGCGAGCGACCCGGCTACGCCCGCCTGGCGGCTGGCGCCGCTGGCGTGGGAGCCTCCCACCGCCACGACCAGCGGCGGCGTTGGACGCCGAGTCGCCCTCAGGTGGCTCGGCGCGGCGAACGACCCCGTCGCCCGGCTGCTGGGCGCGAGCTGGCTCTTGGGCGACCGCGCCTCGGCGGCGGCCGAGGCCGAGCTGCTGCGGTTGGCCGAGAGCGACAACCCGCGTGTGGCGCCGCTCGCCACGGCGCAGCTCTGGCGGCTGCGGACACGCGACGCCCGCCCCGACCAACTCGCGCTGTGGGAAGAGAAGACGCGTGAAACGCCCGAGCCGGTCCGCGCCGGGCCGTGGCTCGTTGTCTCCCGCGGCCTGCTGGCCGCCGAGCGCTGGGACGAAGCCGCCACGGCGGCATTGCGTCTGCCGGCGTTCTACGGAGACAATCGCCCGCTGGCGGCGGCCGGGTTGCTCGTCGGCGTGAAGGCGACCGATGCCGCCGGCCACCCCGGCGAGTTGCGGCGGCTTGTCGCGGAGCTCCAAGAGAACTACCCCGAAACCGCCGCAGCAAAGCAACTGACAAGCCACGAAGCCACCCCTTAAACGATCATCGTGCCCCTAGATTCAATGGTTCCTCCTCTCCCCCTCGCCCAAGCGTCGGACGACGGCCTGCTCGACATCGTGCTGGCCGGCGGGCCGGTCGGCATGGCGATCATGGCGCTCTTGGCGGCGCTGTCGATGACCGCGCTCGCGCTGGTCGTCGAGCACGCGCTCACCATCCGCCGCGGCGTGCTCGCCCCGCCCGGGGTCGACGACGAGCTGGTCCGCGCGATGCGCGCGGGCGACCTCGCCGCCGCCGCGCGGGCTTGCGACAGCCAGCCCTGCTTCCTGTCGGCCGTCACCCGCGCCGGGCTGTCGGAGGCCGACGCCGGCTGGCCCGCCGTGGAGAAAGGGATGGAAGACGCCGCCGGCGACCAGACCGCCCGCCTGCTGCGCAAGATCGAGTACCTCTCGGTGATCGGCAACATCGCCCCGATGGTCGGCCTCTTGGGCACAGTGGTCGGCATGTTGCTCGCCTTCCGCGAGGTCGCCCAGACCGACGGCGCGGCGACCGCCTCGCAGCTCGCCTCGGGCATCTACCAGGCGCTCGTCACCACGGTGGCCGGCCTGCTGGTGGCGATCCCGGCGCTCGGCGCCTTTGCCGTGTTCCGCAACCGGGTGGACGGGCTGGCGTCGGAAACGGCGCACAGGGCGCTGCAGTTGCTCAAGCCGCTGAAGCGCGGCGGCGTCATGCGGCCGAAAGACCAACAACCTGCGCGGCAATGATTGCAAATTTGCAATTTGAAATTTTGCAATACTCCCATTAAGCCCTACTCCCTCGCCACTCGCCGTGCGTCTCCCTCACACCCCCACAACGCGATCGCTCAGCATCAGCATGACGCCGATGATCGACGTCGTGTTCTTGCTGATCATCTTCTTCCTGGTGAGCAGCACGCTGGCCAAGCGGGAGACATTGCTCGACCTCGACCTGCCGACCGCCGCAAGCGGCCGCGACAGCCAAGCCGACAGCACGCCGCACGTCACGGTGAACGTCGACGCCAGCGGCGTGGTGCTCCTGGCCGGCTCGCCCGTGCAGCCGGCCGAGTTGCTCGCGCGCCTCCGGGCGGAGTCGGAGCGGCACGAGGAAGGGATCACCGTGCGGGTGCGATCGGACCGCGCGGCCGACTACGCGTCGGTCGAGCCGGTGCTCGCCGCCTGCGCCGAGGCGGAGGTTTGGAACGTTGTCTTCGCGGTTTACGAAGACAAACAGTAAGTGAATGACCAATCACCAAGCCTCAATGACCAATTCTTGCGTGCCAAGCTTCCTTGGTCATTGAGGCTTGGTCATTGGTCATCCCCCCCCTATCCCCTCATCCCTAACCCCTAGCCCCTCCCCGTATGCGTCTCGCCTGGCGAACCGAACGATCGCGCGACTCGACGCTCGGGGCGTCGATGACGCCGATGATCGATGTGGTGTTCCTGCTGCTGATCTTCTTCGTCTGCACCTCGAGCTTCAAAATCCCCGAGCAGGCGTTGCTGGCCGATCTCTTGGTGCAAAACTCGCAGGGCGCCGCAACGATCGAGCTCGACGACCTGCCGGAGCTCGACGAGGTCGTGCTCCACGGCGAGCCGGGCGACGAGGGCGTGGCCGTGTGGACTTTCAACGACGACCGCCGCTGCGAGACCCGCCAGGAACTGCTGCAGCTCTTGGCCGCGCTCGCCGAGGTCGACGGCTCGCTGCCGGTGATCGTCGACGCCGAGGGCGCCGTGCCGTTCGGTGAGGCGATCTCCGCGTACGACGCCGCCCGGCTTGCCGGCTTCGACACGGTGCAGTTCGCCGCCTCGGCCGACACGCTCACCGACGGGGGCGCCCGATGACGAGGCCGGCCTCATCGACGCCGCGGCTGCTTGCTTTGGCGGCGTTGCTCGTCGCCCTCTCGCCCGCGGCGGCGCCGGCGGGACGCGTCGATGCGTACGCCGATTGGCTCCGCACGCGTGGGCTAGGCCGACTCGCCGAGTCGCACCTTCGGCGCGAATCGCAACGCGACGACCTGACCGACGCCGAAGCGCTTGAGACGGCGCTCGCCTGGTCCGCCCTGCGCGCCGACGAGGCCCTGGCCACGCCCCCTGGCGCCGACGCCTCGCGCGCCTGGGATCGCGCGAACGAGCCGCTCGCAAGGCTTGCGTCCGAACGGCCCGAGGCGCCGCGGCTGCTCATCGCCCGGTTGCAACTGGCGCTGAACGCCGCCGCCGAGGGCGCCGCGCTCGACGACCTCGATTTGCTCCGAGAGGCGGCCGACGCCATGGGCCGGACGGCCGACGCGATCGAGCGGCTCCGCCGCGTGGGGGACGAGGCGGGTGGATTCAGCCAATCCGAAATCGAGTCGCTCGCCAATCGGGTCGCCCTGACTCAGGGCGAGACACTGCTCGCCGTCGGCGAGCGACTGCCGGCCGACTCGGCCGATCGCGACGACGCGCTGCTGCGTGCGCTGATGACCGTCGAGCCGCTCAGCAAGAAACGGCTGCCCGCGCCCGTGCTATTGCGGGCGCAACTCGCCGAGCTGCGTAGCCGGCGCCTGCTGGGCCGCCTCGCCGTGGCGACCGAGCAGCTCGCCCGCTGGCTTCAGGCGCACGCCGAGCCCGCGGCCCGCTCGGCGCTCAACGCCGAGCGGGTTCGCCTGCTGCTGGCCGGCGGAGAGCGTGAGCAAGCCTTGCAAGCGATCGAGGAGCGCAAGCGGTCGCAAGCTCCACCGCACGACGAGTTCGACCTGGCCGAAGTCGAGGCCCTCGCCGCCGTGTGGCGCGAGGCCGAGGGCGCCGCCCGACGGCGACACGCCGAGACGATCCGCGAGGCGCTCGCTCAAGGCGAATCGCGGCACGGAGGATCGTGGGCGCGGCGAGCCGAGCGACTGGCCGGCGAGGCGTTGCTCGACATGACGGCCGGCGACGCCGAATCGCTCTCGGTGGCCGCCGCCTACCTGTACCGGATGGGCCGCTCGGCCGAGGCGGTCGAGCGATACGACCGCGCGGCGTCCGCCGCCTACAACGCGGGGGGACGCGGCCGAGCGTTCGAGCTCGCGATCGCCGCCGCGGCCATCACCGCCCAGCGGGGCGAACACGCCCACGCCGCCGAGCGGTTCCGCCGCGCCGCGTTGTCGAACTCCGACCACCCACGCGCCGCCGAGGCGCACCGTGCGGCCTGGCTCGCCGCCATGCAGGGGCTGCGAGCCAAGCCCGGCGACAAGCCGGTCGCCGAGCGCTGCCTCGCGCTGCTCGAGGAGCACACCGGCGCCTGGCCCGAATCGCCGAGCGCCGCGGACGCGGCGCGGTTGCGGCTCGGGCTGCTCGCCGGGCTCTCCCGCTGGGACCAGTTGCTCGCCGCGCTCGGGCGTCTGCCAGCCGACGAGGCCGCGACGCCCGCGACCATCGAACTCACCGCCCGCGCGTACGAGGGCAAGGTGGCTGGCGCGGCGGCCGCCGAATCGATCGCCCTGATCGCCGAGGCGACCGCAACGCTGCAGCCGGTCATCACCGGCAAGGCGAACAGCTGGCCGCCCTCGTGGAGCGACTCGCAACGCCGCTGCGCGTTGGCCTTGGGCCGGATCCACCTCGCCCGCGGCGCGGCGGGCGCCGAGTACGCCGCCCAACTGCTCGGGGTTGCCGTGGCGGGGTCGCCCAAGCCTTCTGCCGCGTGGCTGGCCGAAGCGCTGCCGGTGCTCGCCCAGGCCCAGGTGACGCTCGGCCAAATCGGCGAGGCCCGCACCACGCTCTCACGGATAAGCGGCCGTGAAGGTTTTGCCGCTCCACGGCTTGTCGAGTCGCTCGTCGCGCGGCTCGCTATGGCGGACGGGGGCGTGGCCGATAGGAGTGAGCAGCGGCGCGAGGTTGCCGAGCTCTTGCTTTCGGTTGTTGATCCGTTGCTGGAGGACGAATCGCTGCAAGAAGCGGCGACAGACGAGAATCAGTCGCTGCGTCGCGGCCGTGCGGTCGCCTTGGGGGCGCTCGGGCGAGAAGGCGAAGCGGTCGCCCAGCTCGAGACACTCGCCGCCGAGCGGCCCGACGACGGCGCCACCCAGCGGGCGCTCGCCGCGCAGCTCGCCCGCTCCGCGTCGGCCGCGAGCCGAGAGCGGGCCCTCGGCTTGTGGCGCAAGATCGAGGCCCGCAGCCGCCGTGGTGGCGCGGGGTGGGTTGAGGCGCGGGTCGCGAGGCTGCGGCTGCTGGTGGCCCTCGGCCGCACGGAAGAAGCCGCCAAGTTGTTGCGCCTCACGCGGTTGCTGGCGGGCAACTCGCTCGACGCCAAGGCGAACGCGAGCCTCGACGCGATCGAGGCCTTGCTGCCGGAGCCGTAACGCACAAAAAAACCGCCGGCCCTTTTGCAGGGCCGGCGGCTCGCCGTCGGGGGGGACTGACGGCTTGGAATGGTCGATCAGGTACGACTGCACGGCTCACCAGGGGCCGCGAACGTTGTACACGCCGAATTGCATCGTGTCCTGCGGCCAGACCGGCGTGGTGCGGTATCCGCCGCCTCCGCCAATGGCGCCGGGGTAGTTGCGGCCGAACTGGTGGTCGGCGCGTGAGACGCGGCTGCTCCCCACGCCCCAGCCCCAGTTGGTCTGCAGCTGGGCGGTCGGCGGCACGACCATCGCCACCGGCTGGCCGTACTGGGTGTGGGCGTAATTGCCGTTCCAGCTGTAGCTCGACGCCCGGTAGAGCGGCTTCATATAATTGTGGGCCTCGGCGCTCGC harbors:
- a CDS encoding MotA/TolQ/ExbB proton channel family protein, whose translation is MVPPLPLAQASDDGLLDIVLAGGPVGMAIMALLAALSMTALALVVEHALTIRRGVLAPPGVDDELVRAMRAGDLAAAARACDSQPCFLSAVTRAGLSEADAGWPAVEKGMEDAAGDQTARLLRKIEYLSVIGNIAPMVGLLGTVVGMLLAFREVAQTDGAATASQLASGIYQALVTTVAGLLVAIPALGAFAVFRNRVDGLASETAHRALQLLKPLKRGGVMRPKDQQPARQ
- a CDS encoding ExbD/TolR family protein, with amino-acid sequence MRLPHTPTTRSLSISMTPMIDVVFLLIIFFLVSSTLAKRETLLDLDLPTAASGRDSQADSTPHVTVNVDASGVVLLAGSPVQPAELLARLRAESERHEEGITVRVRSDRAADYASVEPVLAACAEAEVWNVVFAVYEDKQ
- the def gene encoding peptide deformylase, with the protein product MSLEVIHYPHPTLRHKSKPLARVDAQLKMWVEEMFDLMYEHEGIGLAANQVDLPYRLFVMNVEGDPDRPELERVFINPVISQGKGQSAMDEGCLSLPGVRAPVTRNAQIRVQAYDLQGNEIDEQLTGMEARVVLHETDHLDGVLFTDKLQQAELAEVRDLLEEFEIAFQSQQESGEAPTDTVVAAKIAELEAARV
- a CDS encoding ExbD/TolR family protein, with the protein product MRLAWRTERSRDSTLGASMTPMIDVVFLLLIFFVCTSSFKIPEQALLADLLVQNSQGAATIELDDLPELDEVVLHGEPGDEGVAVWTFNDDRRCETRQELLQLLAALAEVDGSLPVIVDAEGAVPFGEAISAYDAARLAGFDTVQFAASADTLTDGGAR